The Heyndrickxia acidicola sequence GAGCCACTGGGCTTATTGGAGATCCAAGCGGAAAGAAAGAAGAAAGAAAACTTTTGACTTTAGAAACTGTTCAAGAAAATGTTCAGGGACTTCAAAAGCAGTTTGAGAGAATTTTTGATTTTAAAGGTGAAAATGGGGCTGTCATGACCAATAACTATGACTGGGCAGGCTCAATGAATCTTGTCACATTCCTTCGTGACTTTGGAAAGTATGTCGGTGTAAACTACATGCTTGCTAAGGATACCATCGCCTCCCGACTTGAAACGGGAATATCGTTTACTGAGTTTACGTATACAATCATCCAGGCGATGGACTTTTTGCACCTTTACCAAAACTATGACTGTAAGCTTCAAATTGGCGGAAGTGACCAATGGGGCAATATTACAACAGGCCTTGAGCTGATCAGAAAAGTTGAAGCAGAGGGTGCGAAAGCATTTGGTTTGACCATTCCGCTTGTAACAAAAGCAGATGGAACCAAATTCGGTAAAACAGAGGGCGGAAGTGTATGGCTTGATCCTGAAAAAACATCACCGTATGAGTTTTATCAGTTCTGGTTTAATACGGCTGATGCCGATGTTATAAAATACTTGAAATTCTTCACTTTCCTCGGCAAGGAAGAAATTGAACAGCTTGAACAGTCTGTCCAGGAAGAGCCGCACATTCGTAAAGCCCAAAAGGTATTAGCGGAAGAGATGACCAATTTGATCCATGGGGAAGAAGCGCTTAAGCAAGCCATTAAAATAACGGATGCGCTATTTAATGGGGATATTCAGGCTTTGACTGCACAGGAAATTAAACAAGGATTTAAAGACGTACCATCCTTTACTCAAAGCCGTGGGGAAGAAATAGGGCTGGTGGATTTACTTGTTAATTCAAAAATTTCACCATCCAAGCGCCAGGCAAGAGAGGATGTTGCAAACGGAGCCGTTTCTCTTAATGGAACGCGAATCACCGATGTTCAATATGTCCTGTCAGCGGATGATCGGATTGAAGATGAATTTACTGTAATTAGAAGAGGAAAGAAAAAGTACTTTTTAATTCAATACGCATAAGCGGGAATGGCCAAAGGATTCTTTGGCCATTTTTTTGATTAGAAAAAAATAATGTAACGATATTGTTTCTGTCCAGCTGTAATTCCTTTATCTCAGTCGAAGACGGCGACATCATATGCTTGATGAGCAAGGAGCTTGAGCAATTTTTGTTGTCAGTTTTTATATATTTTACTATAAAAAACTGAATGTAGAATCGGAGTCAAGGGCTTTATCAAGTCAAAAAACCAAGGATTTTAAACTGGAAGATCAATAAATTGATCAATTCAATGGTTCCTTGATAAAATAAAAATCGAAATTCAACTTTTTGAAAATTCATTTTTGTGAGGAAATATATTTTTAGTACTGAGAAAATTTACATAGGGGTGATAACAATGCCAGCTTTTATTTCAAACGGTGCACGTCTCTATTTTAAAGAAGATGGGGAGGGAGCTCCATTAATCCTGCTCCATGGTCTTCACGGAAGCAGCAGGATGTTAAAAAAAGAGATCAGCCAGTTGAAAGAACATTTTCGCGTCATTGCTTTAGATGCACGAGGGCATGGGGAGTCAGACAAACCGCAGCATTACACCATGGAAGATCATATACAGGATGTAGTCAATTTGTTAAATCATCTCAAGCTTGAAAAGGTCTTTCTTTTGGGGATATCTATGGGAAGCTATATTGCACAAGGTGTTGCGTCAGCTTATCCCAAACGAGTTGAAAAGCTGGTTCTGGTCGTCCCAAAAGGTCATGGGAAAACTTCCTCCATGCAGGAACTTCTCGACCGGCATGCACAAGAATTAGAGGGGCTGTCTTTTGCTGAACAATTCAGCTATGTTAGCAAATATATTTTTCATAGTAGCGCAGCAATCCAAAATGCTTTCAGTGAATTTTATGCAGACAAAGCGATGCTGACCTCTCCTCAGGAGCAGGATGCCTCCAACAAGGCAATAGAAGGATTTAACTTTCTGAAGGATTTAGAGAAAATAACTGCTAAAACATTGGTCATCAGCGGAAAATATGATGGTTTAAACCCTCCGGAGAGAGGCAAAGAAGTAGCATCTAGAATACCGGATGCTGCCTTTATTGAATTCATGCATTCAGGACATGGGCCAAGTATTGAAGAGCCAGAGCGTTTTAAAAAAGAAGTCATAAATTTTCTCTCAGAGGAAAATAAAAATTGATTGATACAAATATAGGACAGATTGGCCTATGAATAATCAAATTACGTAAATACCTTTAGCTAGCTTTAATTCAAAATAAAAACCCTGAAAGTGCATATCAGCATTTTCAGGGTTTTTATAATAAAATTAACGAGAGTAGAACTCAACGATGAATGCTTCGTTAATTTCAGCTGGAAGCTCAGAACGTTCTGGTAAACGTGTGAAAGTACCTTCAAGCTTATCAGCATCAAAAGAAACGAAATCAGGTACGAAGTTAGTAGCTTCGATAGATTCTTTGATGATGTCTAAGTTAAGGGATTTTTCACGAACACCAATTGTTTGTCCTGGTAATACGCGGTATGATGGGATATCAACGCGGCTTCCGTTAACAAGAATGTGGCCGTGGTTTACAAGCTGACGAGCTTGACGGCGAGTACGAGCTAAGCCAAGACGATAAACAAGGTTATCAAGACGTGATTCAAGAAGAATCATGAAGTTTTCACCGTGCTTACCAGCCATTTTTCCAGCTTTCACGAAAGTGTTGTGGAATTGGCGTTCGTTAACTCCATACATATGGCGAAGCTTTTGCTTTTCTTGAAGCTGAAGACCATATTCAGAAAGTTTTTTACGTTGATTTGGACCGTGCTGCCCAGGAGCATAAGGGCGTTTTTCTAATTCTTTACCAGTACCGCTTAATGAAATACCAAGACGGCGTGATAATTTCCAACTTGGACCAGTATATCGAGCCATGGATGACTCCTCCTTAGTTTTTATTTTGTTGTAAAATAAAAACAGGTGAACAAACAGCAGGTGTATTTTGTTTTCATGTACCATCGCCCTAGCAGCAGAGGGTTACTCGATACACCATTTAAAAGATTGTTACTGCATGGAAATCTTTTAAAGGAACAAAATACGCTCCGTACAGTCGCCCGCAAAGGCTGCATTATTTTACACAAGGAATATTATATGATGAGGGCTGATAGAATGTCAAGAAAATATACAGTAAACTCTTTTTTTAAAAGAGGAAATAAAGTTTTTCTTTTAAAAAAAAGGGAATAAAAGTATTGTGGAAAAATAGTTCGAAAGTACCTGTTTATACTATACATCTTTAGAACTATTGTATTATAATGGTAATAATAAAAAGATCCGAGGGTAATCCATCTAGGAATGATGCATTATTCAACAAGCTTTGTTAATGGATACCGTTTTTCAGCTGTTAGTAACCAGGGAATATAACAAAGCCATTCAAAAATAGATCCTCATGTGTTTATTACTGAACAAGGTGATTATAAATGAAAATGGATATGAATCATATTATTCTCAATTACAAATCGAAACTATTTGATTTAGTGGAAACTGCGGGAAAGAATGAAATTGCAAATTGGATATCCATAATCACAGACACGTTTCAAGCTTCTCAGGCTGCATACTATACAAGAGACATTGAAAATAAGTATCAATTCGTTCTGACATGTTCCTACTCTCTTGACGACTCCACAATTCCCGAAACGATTACAGAGGATATTCTATCGAGAATATTTAAAGGTGAAAATGTTATAAACCAAAGAGAATGGAGAAACTTTCCACAACTCTCATTATATAATATTGGTTTTCGTTTGGTTTTTAAAAACAAGGAAAAGGGATATCTTTTTCTGAATATTCCCGCTCATTCTTCCGAGGAATATGACCAGAATTTTTACCAGGAATTTATTCAGGAAAGCGTATGCTTCCTGAATATAATAGAGCAGCTGTCAGGAATTGTGGAGGAGGAAAGAAAATATAAAGAATTATTCCGAGTGACGGAAAAGTTTCATTCGTCTATGAATATCGACATGGTATTGCACGAAATTATTAATACGCTTAAACGTATGTTTCCTCAATGCCAGTATTATTTAATGCTTTCGAATGATTACCACTATAAGACAGATCTTCCTATCAAGACCCTTCACTATGATTCTGCTGATGAGAATGCCATGGAATCCTATGTGAACGGGGAAATCCGTATGATTGCAGCACGGGAAAGCAAGCATACAACGCTTTATGCCCCGCTTTTAGGAAAGCAGGGAGTCTATGGAGTCCTTCAAATTGTGAGTGCTCATTCCCTAATTTTTAATAATAATGAAATTGAGTTTATCCGGCTCCTTGCAAATACAGCAGGCGGTGCTCTTGAGAATGCAAAGCTTTATCAGCAGTCTACCCGGTTGATTGAAGATCTTCAGCTTATTAATGAAACATCAATGAAATTGAATGCAAGCTCACGTTTGGAAGATACCCTTCACTTTCTTCATGCACAAATCAGCAAATCTTTCCATGTTCAGGACATTGCCTTTGTTATGCTGCATGATAATAGCTGTTCGGTACTTGAGGGGAGCAGTTCGATCTTTTACGAACCGGAAGGAGAAATATACCTTGATTTTGTACTGAAATCACTTGAGAGGGAAAAAGATGCAATATTTATCAGTGATTTTAACAGCAAATTTGTAAATAGAAGGGTGAATTATTCCTCTCTAATGGCAGTTCCAATGATTGAACGGGACGAGATCAAGGGATTTTGTATAGCAATCCATAAAAATGCCTACAATTTCACCTTTGAAATGTTTAAATTGTTCAGATCGCTTATCCACCATTCGACTTTGGCCATTACCAATTCCATACTCCGGGAAGAGCTGGAAAAATTGGTCATTACTGATCATTTGACACAGCTGTTTGCCAAAAACTATTTAAACACACAAATGGAAGAGTCCATGAATAATGATGAAGAAGGTACTTTTATATTATTGGATATTGATAATTTTAAAGAAGTCAATGATACACACGGACACCAGGTTGGGGACCAGATTTTGGTCCAGGTTGCCAGAATTATAGAACAAAATATAAGGGCTACCGATATTGGTGCACGCTGGGGAGGGGAGGAACTGGCCATCTATCTTCCGGGAGTGCCATTGAATATTGGAGAAGAGGTTGCTGTACGCCTGCTTAAAGCAGTCTCCGAAAAAACAACTCCCCAAATCACGATTTCCTGCGGTGTTTCCTATTGGAATAAAGAAAGAAAAGATGGAATTGAAAATCTCTTTAATCGTGCCGATATTGGACTGTATAATGCTAAGAATTCAGGGAAAAACCAAGTTGTAGTGACGGATAAATGCCGACAGATCATGTAATAAACACGAATGGAAAAAGAAAAGGTATACTCCCGAAGCTTAAAGGAGTATACCTTTTCTTTTTTTAGGCGTTGTTAAAGTACTCTGTTGTTTTTAGATTTTACATGTGAAAAACAAGCAGTTATCAACATGGAAATTTAACAGGGCCTTTTTTAAAAGGATATTTTATAACCAATGCAGTCAATGTCCAGCACCAGCGTCTATAGGCTATCGGTATTCTTCGTCTTCTCCCTGCGATAAGTCAACATCTAGTTTCCTTTATCTCAGTCAGAAGACTACGGAATCCGTACGCCGATGAGCAAGGCGCTTCCGCTTTTCATTGTCCAGCACCAGCGCCTATCGGCTATCGGATTTCTTCGTCTTCTCCCTGCGATAAGTCAACATCTAGTTTCCTTTATCTCAGTCAAAGACTTCGGAATCCGTACGCCGATGAGCAAGGCGCTTCCGCTTTTCTTTTTACAAATGCTTGAGCAGCACCTGAACAAAATCATTTAACTCTTTTTCATCCTGTTCATCAAAACGGTTCAGTTCAGGACTGTCAATATCCAGAACGCCGATTACGGTATCATTCTTAATAAGCGGAATGACGATCTCCGATTGAGAAGCAGCATCACATGCAATATGTCCAGGGAATTGGTTAACGTTCTCTACTCTGATTGTTTTTCTTTCTGAAATGGCTGTACCGCAAACACCTTTTCCAAAAGGAATTCTCACACAGGCAGGAAGCCCCTGAAAAGGACCTAATACTAATTCGCTGCCTTCCACTAAATAGAAACCAACCCAATTAATGCGGTCCAAAAACTGGCCAAGTAATGCGGATGCATTACTTAAATTGGCGATCCTGTTTGGTTCGCCCTCAATTAAAGCTGCAAGTTGTTTTTTTACAAGTCCGTATTGCTGTTCTTTTGTACCGTTGTAATTAGAAGTATGGAACACAGTCATTCACCCTTTTTCTACAATATTTTTATAAAATAAATCATTCCTTGTCATATAGCAAAGAAAATGTCGATAACTTTTAAAAGGAGAAATCTTTTAAAGCACGAATTCTACACTTAGACAGGCAATGTATGAAGCAATCACATTTTATTACTTTTAGCACATTTCACCGTTTTCTTCAAGAAAAAAAGTAAAAGGGGACGTTTTTAATGGTAAGAGTTGTAAGCTCCACCAAAGCATCAATTATTGAATCTGCCATTTACTTGTTTAATACAAAAGGATATGACGGTGTCTCGATACGGGATATTGCTAATAGAGCAAATGTTAATGCTGCCAATATCTCTTATTATTTCAACGGGAAACAAGGGCTGCTTGAGGCTTGTTTTATTCAATTTTTCGAAGGGTATCTAGCCTGTATTGAGGATGAAGTTCATCTGCTTGGCCGCGAGCGTCCGGAGATGTGTTTAAAAAGAGCGATTATAAATATTTTGAACTACCAAAAAAAGCATCATCTACTCTCTCGTTTTGTGTGGAGAGAAACCTCGATTGATTCGCAGGTTGTAAGAGAAATTACTTCCTCCTATTTAATGAAGGAGCGATTCTTGTTGAAACAGCTTGTTGAAGGAGCGATGACTGATAAGCATATAAAACCTTCATACATCAGCTTTTTTATTATTCAATTGAGGAGCATGCTGACAATGCCCTTTTTAAATAGCCAGTACTTAAGGGAAGTTTGGAGCGTTTTTCCAAACGAAAAATACTTTGTTGATAAGTATTTTTTAGTGATACAGGATTGGCTTGATGAAAGCATATTGAAATTCCCCTTGATGGAAGTTATACATCTTTGACCAGCAGTTCTCCCAAAGAGGCTGCTGTTTATTTTTATCGCATAATAACAACAGCTAATTTAGTGGAAGCCCTATGCTTTAGTAGAGGGTATTACAAATAAATACAATTCTATACAAAAAATATTGATTTTAATGGTCAAAAATTGTCGGGACGTGGTATCATTAGTACATCATACTTAATTTAATTATTTACATATATACTATATTGCACATGGACGGAACAGGGGGTTAACGATGTACTATGTGATCGGCGCAATTGTCATTGTACTTTTATTGTTGATACTGGGGTACATGACTAGAAAAAAGTACTATAAAGAAATAGATAAATTGGAAACCTGGAAGATAGAAATTATGAATAGGCCTGTTATTGATGAAATGGCAAAGATCAAGCAGCTTAACATGACCGGCCAAACAGAGGACATGTTTGAGAAATGGCGAAATGAATGGGATGAGATTGTTTCTGTGGAACTTCCAAATGTAGAGGAACTGTTATTTGAAGTGGAGGAAAATACAGATAAATACCAGTTCAGTAAGGCAAAGGAAGTACAGGACAAAATTCGCAGGGAATTAACAAATGTTGAGGCCAAAATCGAAACGATTCTTTCGGAATTAAAAGAGCTTGTTGGAAGCGAAGAAAAAAATCGCGTTGAAATGGAAGACCTCAAAACTCATTATAAAAAGGTGAAAAAACATTTGTTGACCCATCGCCACCAATATGGAAAAAGTATTTCCAGTATGGAAGTGAAAGTTGACTCCCTTAACGAACAATTTCAGAAATACAATGATTTAACGGAAAATGGCAATTACCTTGAAGCCAGGGAGATTGTTATTTCTTTAAAAAGTGAAATGGAGGACGTGCTGGAGAAACAAGAAAAAATCCCAGATTTATTGGCCGAAGTAGGCACAAACTATCCTGCTCAAATCGCCGAAATTGAAGAGGGATACAAGGAGATGCAGGATCAAGGCTTCAATTTGGAACACCTGCAGATTTCCAAGGAAATAGATGAAATAAATGATGTTTTAAAGGTTTATGCAGAATACCTCGAAAAAGCCGAAATCAAGGAAATTGAAGAGGGGCTTCAGGAGTTAAAAGAAAAAATCGATCTTTTATATGATTTGCTGGAAAAAGAAGTACATGCAAAATTCT is a genomic window containing:
- the tyrS gene encoding tyrosine--tRNA ligase, with translation MNLLEDLRWRGIIYQQTDEEGLKETLENQHISLYCGVDPTADSMHIGHLLPFLTLRRFQQHGHRPIVVVGGATGLIGDPSGKKEERKLLTLETVQENVQGLQKQFERIFDFKGENGAVMTNNYDWAGSMNLVTFLRDFGKYVGVNYMLAKDTIASRLETGISFTEFTYTIIQAMDFLHLYQNYDCKLQIGGSDQWGNITTGLELIRKVEAEGAKAFGLTIPLVTKADGTKFGKTEGGSVWLDPEKTSPYEFYQFWFNTADADVIKYLKFFTFLGKEEIEQLEQSVQEEPHIRKAQKVLAEEMTNLIHGEEALKQAIKITDALFNGDIQALTAQEIKQGFKDVPSFTQSRGEEIGLVDLLVNSKISPSKRQAREDVANGAVSLNGTRITDVQYVLSADDRIEDEFTVIRRGKKKYFLIQYA
- a CDS encoding alpha/beta fold hydrolase; translation: MPAFISNGARLYFKEDGEGAPLILLHGLHGSSRMLKKEISQLKEHFRVIALDARGHGESDKPQHYTMEDHIQDVVNLLNHLKLEKVFLLGISMGSYIAQGVASAYPKRVEKLVLVVPKGHGKTSSMQELLDRHAQELEGLSFAEQFSYVSKYIFHSSAAIQNAFSEFYADKAMLTSPQEQDASNKAIEGFNFLKDLEKITAKTLVISGKYDGLNPPERGKEVASRIPDAAFIEFMHSGHGPSIEEPERFKKEVINFLSEENKN
- the rpsD gene encoding 30S ribosomal protein S4; amino-acid sequence: MARYTGPSWKLSRRLGISLSGTGKELEKRPYAPGQHGPNQRKKLSEYGLQLQEKQKLRHMYGVNERQFHNTFVKAGKMAGKHGENFMILLESRLDNLVYRLGLARTRRQARQLVNHGHILVNGSRVDIPSYRVLPGQTIGVREKSLNLDIIKESIEATNFVPDFVSFDADKLEGTFTRLPERSELPAEINEAFIVEFYSR
- a CDS encoding sensor domain-containing diguanylate cyclase, which translates into the protein MKMDMNHIILNYKSKLFDLVETAGKNEIANWISIITDTFQASQAAYYTRDIENKYQFVLTCSYSLDDSTIPETITEDILSRIFKGENVINQREWRNFPQLSLYNIGFRLVFKNKEKGYLFLNIPAHSSEEYDQNFYQEFIQESVCFLNIIEQLSGIVEEERKYKELFRVTEKFHSSMNIDMVLHEIINTLKRMFPQCQYYLMLSNDYHYKTDLPIKTLHYDSADENAMESYVNGEIRMIAARESKHTTLYAPLLGKQGVYGVLQIVSAHSLIFNNNEIEFIRLLANTAGGALENAKLYQQSTRLIEDLQLINETSMKLNASSRLEDTLHFLHAQISKSFHVQDIAFVMLHDNSCSVLEGSSSIFYEPEGEIYLDFVLKSLEREKDAIFISDFNSKFVNRRVNYSSLMAVPMIERDEIKGFCIAIHKNAYNFTFEMFKLFRSLIHHSTLAITNSILREELEKLVITDHLTQLFAKNYLNTQMEESMNNDEEGTFILLDIDNFKEVNDTHGHQVGDQILVQVARIIEQNIRATDIGARWGGEELAIYLPGVPLNIGEEVAVRLLKAVSEKTTPQITISCGVSYWNKERKDGIENLFNRADIGLYNAKNSGKNQVVVTDKCRQIM
- a CDS encoding GAF domain-containing protein, yielding MFHTSNYNGTKEQQYGLVKKQLAALIEGEPNRIANLSNASALLGQFLDRINWVGFYLVEGSELVLGPFQGLPACVRIPFGKGVCGTAISERKTIRVENVNQFPGHIACDAASQSEIVIPLIKNDTVIGVLDIDSPELNRFDEQDEKELNDFVQVLLKHL
- the refZ gene encoding forespore capture DNA-binding protein RefZ, with the protein product MVRVVSSTKASIIESAIYLFNTKGYDGVSIRDIANRANVNAANISYYFNGKQGLLEACFIQFFEGYLACIEDEVHLLGRERPEMCLKRAIINILNYQKKHHLLSRFVWRETSIDSQVVREITSSYLMKERFLLKQLVEGAMTDKHIKPSYISFFIIQLRSMLTMPFLNSQYLREVWSVFPNEKYFVDKYFLVIQDWLDESILKFPLMEVIHL
- the ezrA gene encoding septation ring formation regulator EzrA, which encodes MYYVIGAIVIVLLLLILGYMTRKKYYKEIDKLETWKIEIMNRPVIDEMAKIKQLNMTGQTEDMFEKWRNEWDEIVSVELPNVEELLFEVEENTDKYQFSKAKEVQDKIRRELTNVEAKIETILSELKELVGSEEKNRVEMEDLKTHYKKVKKHLLTHRHQYGKSISSMEVKVDSLNEQFQKYNDLTENGNYLEAREIVISLKSEMEDVLEKQEKIPDLLAEVGTNYPAQIAEIEEGYKEMQDQGFNLEHLQISKEIDEINDVLKVYAEYLEKAEIKEIEEGLQELKEKIDLLYDLLEKEVHAKFFIIQHHNETKDKLFSLRDINDSIRAETEFVKQSYELLNGEMNIPINLEKVIEKLLKRYRALEVKILEDQSAYSSLGESLKEIQENLEEIEVQQKEFSEHLLNLRKDELAAREQISILRKKITDITKMISKSNIPGLPSTYQSLFEEAEERIQDVLQSLNEKPLSMNSVQEYLDIADGATEQLFKKTEELIDNVALAEKIIQYGNRYRRKNQKVAYALREAEQMFRSYDYHGALEEAATALEQVEPGALKKIEKMFTGHPGE